A DNA window from Amphiprion ocellaris isolate individual 3 ecotype Okinawa chromosome 8, ASM2253959v1, whole genome shotgun sequence contains the following coding sequences:
- the LOC111570385 gene encoding rhodopsin yields MNGTEGPNFYVPMSNKTGVVRSPFEFPQYYLAEPWKYSLLAAYMLFLIITAFPINFLTLYVTVQHKKLRTPLNYVLLNLAVADLFMVVGGFTVTLYTALHGYFTLGVIGCNIEGFFATLGGEIGLWSLVVLAIERYIVVCKPMTNFRFGEKHAIAGLALTWVMALTCAAPPLLGWSRYIPEGMQCSCGIDYYTPKPEINNTSFVIYMFVLHFCIPLFIIFFCYSRLLCTVRAAAAQQQESETTQRAEREVTRMVIVMVISFLVCWVPYASVAWYIFANQGTEFGPVFMTAPAFFAKSAALYNPVIYILLNKQFRNCMITTVCCGKNPFGDDEASATVSKSQTSSVSSTQVAPA; encoded by the exons atGAATGGCACAGAAGGACCCAACTTCTATGTCCCCATGTCTAACAAAACTGGGGTGGTGCGCAGCCCATTTGAGTTCCCTCAGTACTACCTGGCTGAGCCCTGGAAGTACTCTCTCCTGGCTGCGTACATGCTTTTCCTCATCATTACTGCCTTCCCCATCAATTTCCTCACCCTTTATGTCACTGTCCAGCACAAAAAGCTGAGGACCCCTCTGAACTACGTCCTGCTCAACCTGGCGGTGGCCGACCTCTTTATGGTGGTCGGGGGCTTCACAGTTACTCTCTACACAGCTCTGCATGGATATTTCACCTTAGGTGTCATCGGCTGCAATATTGAAGGATTCTTTGCCACCTTAGGAG GAGAGATTGGTCTCTGGTCTCTGGTGGTGTTGGCTATTGAGCGCTACATTGTGGTGTGCAAACCGATGACCAACTTCCGCTTTGGGGAGAAACACGCCATCGCTGGCCTGGCGTTAACATGGGTCATGGCCCTGACCTGTGCTGCTCCCCCTCTCTTAGGATGGTCCAG GTACATCCCAGAGGGAATGCAGTGTTCCTGTGGAATTGACTACTACACTCCGAAGCCTGAGATCAACAACACCTCATTCGTCATCTATATGTTCGTCCTCCATTTCTGTATCCCCCTCTTCATCATTTTCTTCTGCTACAGTCGCCTGCTCTGCACCGTGCGAGCG GCTGCAGCCCAGCAGCAGGAGTCTGAAACCACCCAGAGAGCCGAGAGAGAGGTGACACGCATGGTTATTGTCATGGTGATTTCTTTCTTGGTGTGCTGGGTGCCCTACGCCAGTGTGGCGTGGTACATCTTTGCCAATCAGGGAACAGAGTTCGGGCCAGTATTCATGACTGCTCCGGCCTTCTTCGCCAAGAGTGCTGCTCTGTACAACCCAGTCATCTACATTCTGCTAAACAAACAA TTCAGAAACTGCATGATCACCACGGTGTGCTGTGGGAAGAACCCATTTGGAGACGACGAAGCTTCCGCCACTGTCTCCAAATCCCAGACTTCATCTGTCTCCTCCACCCAGGTGGCCCCCGCTTGA
- the ift122 gene encoding intraflagellar transport protein 122 homolog — protein sequence MRAVLAWKETFREQCVYDLAFKPDGSQLIIAAGLRVLVYDASDGALIQPLKGHKDIVYCVAYAKDGKRFASGSADKSIIIWTSKLEGILKYTHNDSIQCVAYNPVTHQLASCSSGDFGLWSPEQKSVNKHKVSSKITCCGWTNDGQYLALGMMNGVVSIRNKNGEEKVKIERPGGSSSPIWSIAWNPSKDEHNDILAVADWGQKLSFYQLSGKQIGKDRTLTYDPCCVSYFSRGEYIVMGGSDKQASLYTRDGVRLGTIGEQNAWVWTCRVRPDTNFVVLGCQDGTVACYQLIFSTVHGLYKDRYAYRDSMTDVIVQHLITEQKVRIKCRELVKKIAIYRNRLAIQLPEKILIYELFSDDSSDMKYHIKEKICRKFECNLLVVCSQHIILCQEKRLQCLSFTSVREKEWVMESLIRYIKVIGGPPGREGLLVGLKNGAILKIFVDNPFPITLLKLSTSVRCLDMSASRNKLAVVDEHNTLLVYDINSKELLFQEPNANSVAWNTQCEDMLCFSGNGYLNIKASNFPVHQQKMQGFMVGYNGSKIFCLHIYLMSAVEVPQSAPMYQYLERKMFKEAYQIACLGVTDSDWRDLATEALEGLDFDTAKKAFIRIRDLRYLELISSIEERKKRGENDNELFLADVYAYQGKFHEAAKLYKRTGHESRALSMYTDLRMFEYAKDFVGATDPKSSRILMTKQADWAKSSKEPRAAAEMYLSAGEHLKAIDIIGEHGWADMLIDIARKLDKAEREPLAKCALHFKRLKHHGYASETYSKMGDLKALVHLHVETRHWEEAFSLVEKHTQFKYDVFVPYAQWLAENDRFEEAQKAFHKAGRQNEAVKVLEQLTHNAVVENRFNDAGYYYWMLSMQCLDIARESEEQRDEMLKKFERFQHLAELYHVYRSIQRYTDEPFSSHMPETLFNICRFLLNNLTKNIPAGISKVNTLYALAKQSRKLGAYKLARYSYEKLQELHIPSRFHESIELGNLIIRSKPFHDNEDLIEGMMCYRCSTNNPLLNNQGSVCINCRQPFIYSASSYEVLPLVQFYLEEGIIDEEALSLIDLEVPHIDQRDARWQDMDNGELQAMRMDDGLDDAEEDPFTAKMSFEQGGSNFVPVKVNRSVLRSMSRRDVLIKRWPRPLKWEYFRSLLPDVSITMCPTCFKMFHSEDYELLVLQHNCCPYCRRPIDEPN from the exons ATGAGAGCCGTTCTAGCATGGAAAGAAACATTTCGCGAACAATG TGTTTATGACCTTGCCTTCAAGCCAGATGGAAGCCAACTCATAATTGCTGCAGGGCTTCGTGTCCTG gtGTATGATGCATCAGATGGAGCTCTTATCCAGCCTTTAAAAGGACATAAAGACATAGTGTATTGTGTGGCCTATGCCAAAGATG GCAAAAGATTTGCCTCTGGGTCAGCAGACAAAAGCATCATCATCTGGACTTCTAAATTAGagggtattttaaaatatac TCACAATGACTCTATCCAGTGTGTTGCCTACAACCCTGTCACTCACCAACTTGCCTCCTGCTCCTCTGGTGACTTTG GTCTGTGGTCTCCAGAGCAAAAATCTGtgaacaaacacaaagtgaGCAGCAAAATAACATGTTGCGG GTGGACAAATGATGGGCAGTACCTTGCCCTCGGCATGATGAACGGAGTGGTGAGCATACGGAACAAGAACGGAGAGGAGAAAGTCAAAATAGAGCGTCCAGGAGGCTCCTCTTCTCCTATCTGGTCTATAGCCTGGAATCCCTCTAA GGATGAGCACAATGACATTCTGGCTGTGGCAGACTGGGGTCAGAAACTCTCCTTCTATCAGCTCAGTGGAAAGCAG ATTGGAAAAGACAGGACTCTCACCTATGACCCGTGTTGCGTCAGCTACTTCTCCAGGGGCGAATATATAGTCATGGGCGGCTCTGATAAACAGGCGTCCCTCTACACTAGAGACGGTGTGCGGTTAGGAACCATTGGAGAGCAGAATGCCTGGGTGTGGACATGCCGGGTTAGGCCTGACACCAACTTTGTG GTGTTGGGCTGCCAGGATGGGACCGTTGCCTGCTACCAACTTATTTTCAGTACGGTTCATGGCCTCTACAAGGATCGCTATGCTTATAGAGACAGCATGACCGATGTCATCGTCCAGCACCTCATCACTGAACAAAAAG TGAGGATCAAGTGTCGTGAGCTGGTTAAGAAGATCGCCATCTACAGAAACCGTCTTGCCATTCAGCTACCGGAGAAGATTCTCATCTATGAGCTGTTCTCAGACGACTCCTCAGACATGAAATACCACATCAAGGagaaaatttgcagaaaattTGAATGCAACTTGCTGGTGGTCTGCTCCCAGCACATCATTCTGTGTCAG GAGAAGAGGCTCCAGTGCTTGTCCTTCACCAGTGTCAGGGAAAAAGAATGGGTGATGGAATCTCTAATTCGCTACATCAAAGTGATTGGTGGTCCACCAGGCAGAGAGGGCCTTCTTGTAGGCTTAAAGAACGGAGCT ATCCTGAAGATATTTGTTGACAACCCATTCCCCATTACGCTGCTGAAGCTGTCAACATCAGTGCGCTGCCTGGACATGAGCGCCTCCCGCAATAAACTGGCTGTGGTGGATGAGCATAACACTCTCCTTGTCTATGACATCAACAGTAAAGAACTACTTTTTCAG GAGCCTAATGCTAACAGCGTGGCCTGGAACACCCAGTGTGAGGACATGCTGTGCTTCTCTGGGAACGGCTACCTTAACATCAAGGCTAGCAACTTTCCTGTACACCAGCAAAAGATGCAAGGCTTTATGGTCGGCTACAATGGCTCTAAGATATTCTGTCTTCATATCTATTTAATGTCTGCGGTAGAGGTGCCTCAG TCAGCACCAATGTACCAGTACCTGGAGAGGAAGATGTTTAAGGAGGCCTACCAGATTGCCTGTCTAGGTGTGACAGACAGTGACTGGAGGGATTTGGCCACTGAAGCCCTGGAGGGACTTGACTTTGACACTGCCAAGAAG GCCTTCATTAGAATCCGAGACCTGCGCTACCTGGAGCTCATCAGTAGCATTGAG GAGAGGAAGAAGCGGGGTGAGAACGACAATGAGCTGTTCCTGGCAGACGTCTATGCCTACCAGGGGAAATTCCATGAGGCAGCCAAGCTCTACAAGCGTACTGGCCATGAATCCAGAGCCCTTAGCATGTACACTGACCTGCGCATGTTTGAGTATGCCAAG gacTTTGTTGGGGCAACAGACCCTAAGAGCTCTCGGATTTTGATGACCAAGCAGGCAGACTGGGCTAAAAGCAGCAAGGAGCCGcgggcagcagcggagatgtaCCTGTCAGCAGGAGAACATCTAAAAGCCATAGACATTATAGGCGAGCACGGCTGGGCAGACAT GCTGATCGACATCGCCCGTAAGTTAGACAAGGCTGAGCGCGAACCGCTGGCAAAATGTGCGCTCCACTTCAAGAGGCTGAAGCACCACGGCTATGCCTCAGAGACCTATTCCAAGATGGGCGACTTGAAGGCTCTGGTGCACCTGCATGTAGAAACGCGACACTGGGAAGAG GCCTTCTCACTGGTGGAGAAGCACACCCAGTTCAAATACGATGTTTTTGTGCCTTATGCCCAGTGGTTGGCAGAGAATGACCGATTCGAGGAGGCACAAAAAG CATTTCACAAGGCTGGGCGTCAGAATGAAGCTGTGAAAGTCCTGGAGCAGCTCACCCATAATGCAGTGGTGGAGAACAGGTTCAATGATGCAGGGTACTATTACTGGATGCTGTCTATGCAGTGTCTGGACATCGCCAGAG AAAGTGAAGAACAGAGGGATGAAATGCTAAAGAAGTTTGAGCGTTTTCAGCACCTTGCTGAGCTCTACCATGTTTACCGCTCCATTCAGCGCTACACG GATGAGCCCTTCAGTAGCCACATGCCAGAGACACTCTTCAACATCTGCAGATTCCTCCTGAACAACCTCACCAAGAACATACCAGCAGGCATATCTAAAGT TAACACTTTGTATGCATTAGCCAAGCAGAGTCGAAAACTGGGTGCGTATAAGCTTGCCAGGTATTCCTACGAGAAGCTCCAGGAGCTGCACATTCCCTCACGCTTCCACGAGTCCATAGAACTGGGTAACCTCATCATTCGCTCCAAACCTTTCCACGATAATGAG GACCTGATTGAAGGCATGATGTGTTACCGTTGCTCCACTAACAACCCCCTGCTGAACAACCAGGGGAGTGTGTGCATCAACTGCAGACAGCCTTTCATCTACTCAGCCTCATCATATG AGGTGCTGCCCCTGGTGCAGTTCTACCTGGAGGAGGGCATCATTGATGAGGAGGCTCTGTCTCTGATTGACCTGGAAGTTCCTCACATAGATCAGAGGGATGCACGATGGCAGGATATGGACAATGGTG AGCTCCAGGCTATGAGGATGGATGATGGTTTGGATGATGCGGAGGAAGACCCATTTACAGCCAAAATGAGCTTTGAG CAGGGGGGTTCGAACTTTGTCCCAGTCAAGGTGAATCGTTCGGTGCTGCGCTCCATGAGCAGGAGGGACGTCCTGATCAAACGCTGGCCCAGGCCACTCAAATGGGAATACTTCCGCTCCCTGCTGCCTGATGTGAGCATCACCATGTGCCCCACCTGCTTCAAG ATGTTCCACAGTGAGGATTACGAGCTCCTGGTGCTTCAGCACAACTGCTGTCCTTACTGTCGCAGACCAATCGACGAACCAAACTGA
- the mbd4 gene encoding methyl-CpG-binding domain protein 4 isoform X1, producing MELETRRDMDNQSHKDEHDSWHTSTMPPGWMREVRQRKAGKTAGKLDVYITSPQGQRFRSRASLHAFLLKSGNGNLDMNVFDFTTSKDDVAATLQILPSRVKQKRRKKKHADGHQEKTEDGKETLDPPPNKSKKASFSVISDPKDRNVESAEETGLGGTDTVLEVGGDKTDQTGCLQAALSGKLDDAKLQKSPQRVGLLREKLLRLAPSSNQQSIIVVHKDEQAESQPSVPTLKVDPVTESENEGEDEPDADETWLHSEGDEKPNSELKADVDRHVEEEVLLPDITDGSCTPARESQNKSKSVEDKRITSPYFSGKPLRDGLGAPRRKAFKKWTPPRSPFNLVQETLFHDPWKLLVATVFLNKTSGKMAIPILWQFFERYPSAEVTREADWKPISELMKPLGLYELRAKTLIRFSDEYLTKQWRYPIELHGIGKYGNDSYRIFCVGEWRQVTPEDHKLNKYHAWLWENHETLGI from the exons ATGGAGCTGGAGACCAGGAGAGACATGGATAACCAAAGTCACAAGGACGAGCATGATTCGTGGCACACTTCCACTATGCCCCCTGGCTGGATGAGAGAAGTGAGGCAGCGGAAAGCAGGCAAGACAGCAGGCAAGTTGGATGTCTACATCACAAG cCCCCAGGGACAGAGGTTCCGATCAAGAGCATCCCTGCACGCTTTCCTCCTAAAAAGTGGAAATGGGAACTTAGACATGAACGTCTTTGATTTCACCACGTCCAAAGATGATGTCGCTGCTACTTTACAAATACTCCCTTCCAGAGTAAAACAGAAGAGACGAAAGAAGAAACATGCAGATGGACACCAGGAGAAAACAGAAGATGGAAAAGAAACTCTGGATCCACCCCCAAATAAGTCTAAAAAAGCCTCCTTCTCAGTCATAAGTGATCCTAAAGACAGGAATGTAGAGAGTGCAGAAGAAACTGGCCTCGGTGGGACTGATACTGTATTAGAAGTTGGTGGAGACAAAACTGATCAGACTGGCTGCTTACAAGCTGCACTTTCAGGAAAGCTGGATGATGCAAAGCTACAGAAGAGCCCTCAGAGAGTGGGCCTGCTGAGAGAGAAGCTGCTGAGACTCGCTCCTTCCAGCAATCAACAAAGCATCATCGTTGTTCACAAGGATGAACAGGCAGAATCGCAGCCTTCAGTCCCGACTTTAAAAGTTGATCCTGTCACTGAGAGCGAGAACGAAGGTGAGGATGAGCCAGATGCAGATGAAACATGGCTTCACAGCGAAGGTGACGAAAAGCCTAATTCTGAACTGAAGGCTGATGTTGACCGTCATGTGGAAGAGGAGGTGTTGTTACCTGACATCACAGATGGGAGCTGTACACCAGCCAGAGAGTCCCAGAATA AGTCCAAGAGTGTGGAAGACAAGCGGATAACAAGCCCTTATTTCAGCGGGAAACCACTCAGAGATG GCCTTGGAGCACCCAGGAGGAAAGCCTTCAAGAAGTGGACGCCCCCTCGATCACCCTTCAACCTCGTACAGGAAACCCTTTTCCATGACCCCTGGAAGCTCCTGGTTGCTACTGTTTTTCTGAACAAGACAAGTG GTAAGATGGCCATTCCAATATTGTGGCAGTTTTTTGAGCGATACCCATCTGCAGAGGTCACCCGGGAGGCCGACTGGAAGCCAATCTCTGAGCTAATGAAGCCGCTCGGCCTGTATGAGCTCAGAGCCAAAACACTCATCCGCTTCTCAG ATGAATATCTGACCAAACAGTGGCGCTACCCCATCGAACTGCATGGCATCGGGAAGTACGGCAACGACTCCTACAGGATCTTCTGCGTGGGAGAGTGGAGACAG GTGACACCTGAAGATCACAAGTTAAACAAATACCATGCTTGGCTGTGGGAGAACCATGAAACTCTGGGAATCTGA
- the mbd4 gene encoding methyl-CpG-binding domain protein 4 isoform X2, translating into MNVFDFTTSKDDVAATLQILPSRVKQKRRKKKHADGHQEKTEDGKETLDPPPNKSKKASFSVISDPKDRNVESAEETGLGGTDTVLEVGGDKTDQTGCLQAALSGKLDDAKLQKSPQRVGLLREKLLRLAPSSNQQSIIVVHKDEQAESQPSVPTLKVDPVTESENEGEDEPDADETWLHSEGDEKPNSELKADVDRHVEEEVLLPDITDGSCTPARESQNKSKSVEDKRITSPYFSGKPLRDGLGAPRRKAFKKWTPPRSPFNLVQETLFHDPWKLLVATVFLNKTSGKMAIPILWQFFERYPSAEVTREADWKPISELMKPLGLYELRAKTLIRFSDEYLTKQWRYPIELHGIGKYGNDSYRIFCVGEWRQVTPEDHKLNKYHAWLWENHETLGI; encoded by the exons ATGAACGTCTTTGATTTCACCACGTCCAAAGATGATGTCGCTGCTACTTTACAAATACTCCCTTCCAGAGTAAAACAGAAGAGACGAAAGAAGAAACATGCAGATGGACACCAGGAGAAAACAGAAGATGGAAAAGAAACTCTGGATCCACCCCCAAATAAGTCTAAAAAAGCCTCCTTCTCAGTCATAAGTGATCCTAAAGACAGGAATGTAGAGAGTGCAGAAGAAACTGGCCTCGGTGGGACTGATACTGTATTAGAAGTTGGTGGAGACAAAACTGATCAGACTGGCTGCTTACAAGCTGCACTTTCAGGAAAGCTGGATGATGCAAAGCTACAGAAGAGCCCTCAGAGAGTGGGCCTGCTGAGAGAGAAGCTGCTGAGACTCGCTCCTTCCAGCAATCAACAAAGCATCATCGTTGTTCACAAGGATGAACAGGCAGAATCGCAGCCTTCAGTCCCGACTTTAAAAGTTGATCCTGTCACTGAGAGCGAGAACGAAGGTGAGGATGAGCCAGATGCAGATGAAACATGGCTTCACAGCGAAGGTGACGAAAAGCCTAATTCTGAACTGAAGGCTGATGTTGACCGTCATGTGGAAGAGGAGGTGTTGTTACCTGACATCACAGATGGGAGCTGTACACCAGCCAGAGAGTCCCAGAATA AGTCCAAGAGTGTGGAAGACAAGCGGATAACAAGCCCTTATTTCAGCGGGAAACCACTCAGAGATG GCCTTGGAGCACCCAGGAGGAAAGCCTTCAAGAAGTGGACGCCCCCTCGATCACCCTTCAACCTCGTACAGGAAACCCTTTTCCATGACCCCTGGAAGCTCCTGGTTGCTACTGTTTTTCTGAACAAGACAAGTG GTAAGATGGCCATTCCAATATTGTGGCAGTTTTTTGAGCGATACCCATCTGCAGAGGTCACCCGGGAGGCCGACTGGAAGCCAATCTCTGAGCTAATGAAGCCGCTCGGCCTGTATGAGCTCAGAGCCAAAACACTCATCCGCTTCTCAG ATGAATATCTGACCAAACAGTGGCGCTACCCCATCGAACTGCATGGCATCGGGAAGTACGGCAACGACTCCTACAGGATCTTCTGCGTGGGAGAGTGGAGACAG GTGACACCTGAAGATCACAAGTTAAACAAATACCATGCTTGGCTGTGGGAGAACCATGAAACTCTGGGAATCTGA